The Bacteroidales bacterium genome has a segment encoding these proteins:
- a CDS encoding aminoacyl-histidine dipeptidase, translating to MSKEIQNLEPKALWKHFYNLTQIPRPSGKEQASIEFIKKFAQDLKLEVIVDEVGNVIVRKPATSGMENRKGVVLQGHLDMVPQKNIDKQHDFEKDPIDAYVDGEWVKAKGTTLGADNGIGVAATLAILEAKDLVHGPIEGLFTIDEETGMTGAFGLKSGLLKGDILMNLDSEDEGELYVGCAGGLDANIKFPYKSTPVPAGMGAYKLSITGLKGGHSGLDIILGRGNSIKLLFRFMYHAEKSFGLRIASIDGGSLRNAIPREAFAVVVVPSAKASEFEKSVTTYLNIYKSEFSMTEPSLSFVAEKTTIPSTLIDDKTQFNLIRAAFGCPNGVVRMSDSVPGLVETSNNLARVYSDNTNIYAQCLLRSSVDSSKEALGDKVSAVFELAGAEVLLTGAYPGWKPNPKSPILTVMQDVYKKKYGKTPEVKAIHAGLECGLLGGAYPNWDMISFGPTIRSPHSPDERVNIETVNKFWDFLVEVLKAVPVK from the coding sequence ATGAGTAAAGAGATTCAAAACCTTGAACCTAAGGCTTTATGGAAACATTTCTATAACCTTACGCAGATACCAAGACCTTCTGGTAAAGAACAGGCTTCAATTGAGTTTATTAAAAAATTTGCCCAAGATTTAAAATTAGAGGTCATTGTTGACGAAGTAGGAAACGTTATAGTCCGTAAACCGGCAACTTCAGGTATGGAGAATCGCAAAGGAGTGGTTCTACAAGGACATTTAGACATGGTTCCTCAAAAAAATATTGATAAACAGCATGATTTTGAGAAAGATCCTATTGATGCATATGTTGATGGTGAGTGGGTAAAAGCCAAAGGTACTACACTTGGTGCTGATAATGGAATTGGAGTTGCCGCTACTCTCGCAATTTTAGAAGCAAAAGATCTAGTGCATGGCCCTATTGAAGGGCTATTCACTATTGACGAGGAGACTGGTATGACTGGTGCTTTTGGTCTTAAATCAGGCCTTCTTAAAGGGGATATTCTTATGAATCTTGATTCTGAGGATGAGGGAGAATTGTATGTTGGTTGCGCAGGAGGATTAGATGCGAATATAAAATTCCCATATAAATCAACTCCAGTTCCAGCAGGAATGGGTGCTTATAAACTTTCCATAACTGGATTAAAGGGTGGGCATTCGGGATTAGATATCATTTTAGGAAGAGGAAACTCAATTAAATTGCTTTTCCGATTCATGTATCACGCTGAAAAGAGTTTTGGTTTACGTATAGCATCAATTGATGGTGGTAGTTTAAGAAATGCAATCCCACGCGAGGCTTTTGCAGTAGTTGTTGTTCCATCAGCTAAAGCAAGCGAATTTGAAAAATCCGTTACTACATACCTTAATATATATAAGTCTGAGTTTTCAATGACCGAACCTTCTTTGTCGTTTGTTGCGGAGAAAACCACTATTCCATCTACACTTATCGACGATAAGACACAGTTCAATTTAATTCGCGCTGCATTTGGTTGTCCCAATGGAGTTGTTCGTATGAGCGATTCTGTTCCAGGATTAGTTGAAACTTCAAACAACCTTGCACGGGTTTATAGCGATAACACCAATATCTATGCACAGTGTTTACTCCGTAGTTCTGTAGATTCTTCCAAGGAGGCTTTGGGTGATAAAGTATCTGCTGTTTTTGAACTAGCAGGCGCAGAGGTTCTTTTAACTGGAGCATATCCCGGTTGGAAACCAAATCCTAAGTCACCTATTTTAACAGTGATGCAAGATGTTTATAAGAAGAAATACGGAAAAACTCCTGAAGTTAAAGCCATACATGCTGGATTAGAGTGTGGATTGCTGGGTGGTGCTTATCCAAACTGGGATATGATCTCTTTTGGACCAACTATCCGTTCACCGCACTCACCAGATGAGAGAGTAAATATCGAAACAGTAAATAAATTTTGGGATTTCTTAGTTGAAGTTTTGAAAGCTGTTCCAGTAAAATAG
- a CDS encoding DUF255 domain-containing protein, with protein MKKTLILYFLFATISFNALAQTESSKVKWYTIEEALKLNEKNPKKIFIDVFTDWCGWCKTMDKNTFSHPVIAEYLNKFYYPVKFNAESKKDITYKGTVYKNNGTETRSPHEFAAALLNGQLSYPSVVYMDGDSKLLTAVPGYNTPTDIEPILVFFAEDYYKTTKWEDFKAKFVSKIK; from the coding sequence ATGAAAAAGACTTTAATTTTATATTTTCTCTTTGCTACTATTAGCTTCAATGCTCTTGCACAAACAGAATCCTCTAAGGTAAAATGGTATACTATTGAGGAGGCCTTAAAACTTAATGAAAAGAATCCAAAGAAGATATTTATTGATGTATTTACCGATTGGTGTGGATGGTGTAAAACGATGGATAAGAATACTTTCAGTCATCCTGTTATTGCCGAATATCTTAATAAATTCTACTATCCCGTTAAATTTAACGCTGAGTCGAAAAAGGATATTACTTATAAAGGCACTGTTTATAAAAACAATGGGACAGAGACAAGATCTCCACATGAATTTGCTGCTGCATTATTAAATGGACAACTATCCTACCCTTCTGTTGTATATATGGATGGAGATAGTAAGCTGTTAACGGCTGTTCCAGGATATAATACGCCCACTGACATTGAACCTATTCTGGTTTTCTTTGCCGAGGATTACTACAAAACTACTAAGTGGGAGGATTTTAAAGCCAAATTTGTAAGTAAAATTAAGTAG
- a CDS encoding DUF4831 family protein: MTKKITLIFLVALILSCSKKPIQVTPADMATSLNTKGLIYALPRTVLRIKVEAIKNVVIPGPFGKFAQKYLGIADVPLKKAEEWKITNIDVVSVIESDPTSLFAATPSDDSKVDFLKLYSSGLILPISGLGVNSASIKTQMGNDQINDIAYTDLSTQPFIASEKTTFYNKVQRDSVFVRVPVQKDMIVEKNIEEKARDAADFIFSLRKRRSDFLSVDADHNLNGEGLKIALNEINRLEQEYLSLFIGKSYSENAVSYYEYIPNQSDGETSIIFRFSVSKGILPSSDLSGNPYLLKSEPESIPETYEPLFKNIGFEKNKPIKDVIYYRIPITANIKISDGKSDIFTRRISICQYGPIVRMPIKFMIKDSSLIEF; encoded by the coding sequence ATGACTAAGAAAATTACGTTGATATTTTTAGTTGCCCTTATACTATCGTGCAGCAAAAAACCAATTCAGGTTACCCCTGCCGATATGGCAACTAGTCTTAATACCAAAGGATTAATATATGCCCTACCTCGCACTGTTTTGAGAATAAAGGTTGAGGCTATTAAAAATGTTGTTATTCCTGGCCCTTTCGGAAAGTTTGCGCAGAAATACTTAGGAATAGCTGATGTTCCTTTAAAAAAGGCGGAAGAATGGAAGATCACTAATATTGATGTGGTTTCCGTGATTGAATCCGATCCAACATCGCTTTTTGCAGCCACGCCAAGCGACGATTCTAAAGTAGATTTTTTAAAACTGTACAGTAGTGGTTTAATATTACCAATAAGTGGACTTGGGGTTAACTCAGCATCAATAAAAACCCAAATGGGTAACGACCAAATCAATGATATTGCCTATACAGATCTTTCAACCCAGCCATTTATTGCATCTGAGAAAACTACCTTTTATAACAAGGTGCAACGCGATAGTGTTTTTGTTAGAGTCCCAGTGCAAAAAGACATGATTGTTGAGAAGAATATAGAGGAGAAAGCTCGCGATGCTGCCGATTTTATCTTCTCTCTCCGTAAGCGACGTTCCGATTTTCTATCTGTTGATGCTGATCATAACTTAAATGGCGAAGGATTAAAGATTGCCTTGAATGAGATCAACCGATTGGAACAGGAGTATCTGAGCCTTTTTATAGGGAAATCATATTCTGAGAATGCAGTTTCCTACTATGAATATATACCAAACCAATCCGATGGCGAAACCTCGATTATTTTTAGATTTTCAGTATCCAAAGGAATTCTCCCCTCATCCGACCTAAGTGGTAACCCTTATTTACTTAAGAGTGAGCCAGAATCTATACCAGAAACCTACGAACCCTTATTTAAAAACATAGGCTTTGAGAAGAATAAACCAATAAAAGATGTGATTTATTATAGAATTCCAATAACAGCCAACATTAAAATCTCTGATGGAAAGAGTGATATATTTACCCGCCGTATTTCTATTTGCCAGTACGGGCCAATTGTGAGAATGCCTATTAAATTTATGATTAAGGATTCTAGTCTTATTGAGTTCTAA
- a CDS encoding NAD(P)H-hydrate dehydratase, producing MKVFLTSQVRDIDRLTIEKEPISPINLMERAADALFRWFACNISAVNTIAIFAGPGNNGGDGLALARMLIDSGYIVEVYTFESANNSPDYLINLARLKNQKIVTPIVIKDKSNFPKINSNTIIVDALFGSGLARPLSGLTSELIDYLNDSRAQIISVDIPSGLFGDENPFPNINPAIKASITLTLQFPKISFFFAENARYVGEWKILPIGLNVDAIESLTTLYSYIDQAMVSSILKPRTRFDHKGTFGHCLIIAGSYGMMGTSVLSSTACLTSGSGLVTAHVPKIGYPILQQSIPEVMIEVDENDHHFSIIGSISKYSAIGIGPGIGKDRITVNGLKNLLENVKAPLLIDADGLNILADNPEFIRLLPENTVITPHPGEFDRLFGKSTSGFQRLKMALDKAKENRIIIVLKGAYTQIVCPDGNIYFNSTGNPGIATAGSGDVLTGVITSLLGQGYNPVSSSIIGVYIHGLAGDLAIEKKRVNALIASDIISYLGKAFQLTEKSKND from the coding sequence ATGAAAGTATTCTTAACCTCACAAGTACGTGATATCGATCGGTTAACGATTGAGAAAGAGCCCATTTCACCCATAAACCTTATGGAAAGAGCTGCTGATGCTTTATTCAGATGGTTTGCTTGCAATATCAGCGCAGTAAATACAATTGCAATATTTGCAGGACCGGGTAATAACGGGGGCGATGGCTTAGCACTGGCTCGTATGCTAATAGATTCAGGCTATATTGTGGAGGTTTATACTTTTGAATCCGCCAATAACTCTCCCGATTATCTTATCAATCTTGCAAGGCTTAAAAATCAAAAAATAGTTACACCTATTGTAATTAAGGACAAAAGCAATTTCCCTAAAATAAACAGTAATACCATTATTGTTGATGCCCTTTTTGGTTCAGGATTAGCGCGACCACTTTCGGGTTTAACATCGGAACTTATTGATTATTTGAATGATTCTAGGGCGCAGATTATTTCTGTTGATATTCCATCTGGACTTTTTGGCGATGAAAACCCATTTCCAAACATTAACCCTGCAATTAAAGCCTCCATTACATTAACACTCCAATTTCCCAAAATCAGCTTCTTCTTTGCCGAAAATGCCAGGTATGTTGGCGAGTGGAAGATACTTCCAATTGGATTGAATGTTGATGCTATTGAGTCATTAACAACGCTTTACAGTTACATTGATCAAGCAATGGTTTCATCAATACTCAAACCACGAACCCGATTCGATCATAAAGGCACCTTTGGGCATTGCCTGATTATTGCAGGTAGTTATGGAATGATGGGAACTTCGGTTCTTTCTTCAACGGCCTGCCTTACCTCAGGTTCAGGATTAGTAACTGCTCATGTTCCAAAAATTGGGTATCCAATTCTGCAACAATCAATCCCCGAAGTGATGATTGAAGTTGATGAAAACGATCATCACTTTTCAATAATAGGCTCAATATCAAAATACTCCGCAATTGGAATTGGCCCAGGAATTGGCAAGGACAGAATCACCGTTAATGGGCTGAAAAATCTTTTAGAAAACGTAAAAGCACCATTACTAATTGATGCCGATGGGCTGAATATTTTAGCAGATAATCCAGAGTTTATCAGATTATTACCAGAAAACACTGTAATAACACCTCATCCCGGAGAATTCGATAGGCTGTTTGGGAAATCTACATCGGGCTTTCAACGGCTCAAGATGGCTCTTGATAAAGCAAAAGAAAATAGAATCATTATTGTGCTAAAAGGTGCATATACGCAAATAGTTTGCCCCGATGGAAATATCTATTTCAACTCAACGGGAAATCCTGGAATAGCAACCGCAGGTAGTGGCGATGTACTAACTGGTGTTATTACATCGTTATTAGGTCAAGGGTACAATCCAGTATCATCATCAATTATTGGAGTTTATATTCATGGATTGGCAGGAGATTTAGCAATAGAAAAAAAAAGGGTCAATGCGCTAATTGCATCAGATATAATATCTTATCTTGGTAAAGCATTTCAACTAACCGAAAAATCAAAGAATGACTAA
- a CDS encoding peptide MFS transporter translates to MLKNHPKGLLVAFFTNMGERFGFYTMMAILVMFLQARYGLDADSAGSIYSWFYFAIYALALVGGMIADWTKKYKSVIFIGQVVMFTGYCLIAIPGLELWVSVTALLIIALGNGLFKGNLQAVVGQMYDDEKYKGFRDSAFMIFYMGINIGAFFAPFVAKGIKEFWLKTNGYFENANLPSLSHQYLNGTLKDVDQFQNLANAAIIPDGGKSAADLTVFAHDYIKVFSTGFNYAFGIAAGAMILSLVIYLIFNRLLPSKHKLALAEKQNNKTVEAAPSINLASNLKYIIISLGLMAIVATLFHVADSYTDIGDINYKLGLAVGLFVGFVSLIFQISTKEEKPRVVALTLVFIVVIFFWMSFHQNGLTLTMYARDYTTQFVGPFTNLFFNIWSILSVIAAIAGSAMVFFTKQVKTRIIGAVGFLVFGFLCYYFASHNSASNPISPEVFQSFNPLFIVALTPLVMGIFSWLSKRGQEPSSPRKIGIGMIIAAFGFVLVLISSLGLVAPKDLAGAVEESGRVSPYWLMSSYLILTVAELFLSPIGLSFVAKVAPPRFQGLMQGGWLLATAIGNKFLFVGSLLWGKIELYMLWGIFIICCIVAALFIFSIMKRLESTTK, encoded by the coding sequence ATGTTAAAAAACCACCCTAAAGGACTACTTGTGGCGTTTTTCACTAATATGGGAGAACGCTTTGGGTTTTATACAATGATGGCCATTCTAGTAATGTTTCTGCAAGCACGATATGGACTTGACGCTGACTCTGCCGGAAGCATTTATTCATGGTTCTACTTTGCAATTTATGCCCTAGCCTTAGTTGGGGGGATGATAGCTGACTGGACAAAAAAATATAAGTCAGTAATATTTATAGGACAGGTTGTAATGTTTACTGGTTATTGCCTTATAGCAATTCCTGGATTGGAACTTTGGGTTTCAGTAACTGCCTTGTTAATAATTGCATTAGGTAATGGGCTATTCAAAGGAAATCTTCAAGCTGTTGTGGGTCAAATGTACGATGATGAAAAGTACAAAGGATTTCGCGATAGTGCTTTTATGATTTTCTATATGGGTATTAACATTGGCGCTTTCTTTGCTCCATTTGTTGCCAAGGGAATTAAAGAGTTTTGGCTAAAAACAAATGGGTATTTCGAAAATGCTAATCTTCCTTCACTTAGCCATCAGTATTTGAATGGGACTTTAAAAGATGTTGATCAGTTTCAGAACCTCGCAAATGCAGCGATTATACCAGATGGAGGAAAATCGGCTGCAGATTTAACTGTATTTGCCCACGATTATATCAAGGTTTTTTCAACTGGTTTCAACTATGCCTTTGGGATTGCTGCTGGAGCAATGATTCTTTCTCTGGTTATCTATTTAATTTTCAACAGGCTCTTACCTTCAAAACACAAACTTGCGCTTGCTGAAAAACAGAATAACAAAACGGTAGAAGCTGCACCAAGCATAAATTTGGCCAGCAATTTGAAATACATTATTATCTCCTTGGGTTTAATGGCTATAGTTGCCACACTGTTTCACGTTGCCGATAGCTATACTGATATTGGAGATATTAACTATAAATTAGGTTTAGCAGTAGGATTGTTCGTTGGTTTTGTTTCACTAATATTCCAGATTTCAACTAAGGAGGAAAAACCTCGTGTTGTGGCTCTAACATTGGTATTTATTGTTGTAATTTTCTTTTGGATGTCGTTTCACCAAAACGGACTCACCCTTACAATGTATGCCCGTGATTATACAACTCAATTTGTTGGACCATTCACCAACCTGTTTTTCAACATTTGGTCAATTCTCTCAGTAATTGCTGCTATTGCTGGTTCTGCAATGGTTTTCTTTACAAAACAGGTTAAAACTCGCATTATTGGTGCTGTAGGTTTTTTGGTTTTTGGTTTCCTTTGCTACTACTTTGCATCGCATAATAGTGCTTCCAATCCTATTTCACCCGAAGTATTCCAATCATTCAATCCTTTGTTTATAGTTGCGCTTACCCCGCTTGTAATGGGTATATTCAGCTGGTTAAGCAAACGGGGTCAAGAACCCTCATCACCACGTAAAATTGGTATTGGGATGATTATTGCAGCATTCGGTTTTGTATTGGTGCTAATTTCATCGTTGGGTTTGGTTGCACCAAAGGATTTGGCTGGTGCAGTTGAAGAATCAGGCAGAGTATCACCTTACTGGTTGATGAGCTCATACCTTATTTTAACTGTTGCTGAACTTTTCCTTAGCCCAATTGGATTATCATTTGTGGCTAAAGTTGCTCCTCCCCGATTCCAAGGGTTAATGCAAGGTGGTTGGCTGCTTGCAACCGCAATTGGTAATAAGTTCCTTTTTGTAGGAAGTTTATTATGGGGTAAAATAGAACTTTATATGCTTTGGGGTATATTCATTATTTGCTGTATTGTGGCTGCCCTATTTATATTCTCTATTATGAAAAGACTTGAATCTACTACAAAATAG
- a CDS encoding RNA-binding S4 domain-containing protein, which yields MKTFTLKEEYIQLDKLLKSVKLANSGGIAHMLVDDGLVKVNGFVESRRRAKIRVGDTIDVQGSKVIVVADDEVGD from the coding sequence ATGAAAACGTTTACGCTGAAAGAGGAGTACATTCAACTTGATAAGCTGCTAAAATCCGTAAAACTCGCTAATTCTGGTGGTATTGCCCACATGCTTGTGGATGATGGTTTGGTGAAGGTTAATGGGTTTGTTGAAAGTAGGAGACGGGCAAAGATAAGGGTTGGTGATACTATTGATGTGCAGGGGAGTAAGGTGATTGTTGTGGCTGATGATGAGGTGGGGGATTAG
- a CDS encoding DUF4349 domain-containing protein — MKTKLVVLFIAIALVVGCRSKSEYNKAIMAERENFSQGDNLIQAPPPPPSPSESAQTKVDVEKKIIKTAYLNMEVLDYSSSRKLIDSALKHFNACIVNENLQNTEYQIGNSINIKVPANQFEMLLANLAKLAKKVDSQNIETRDVTEEYIDVQTRLNNGKKVEQTYLKLLRKTNSIEDILKIEQKLGEIRTDIESTEGRLKYLNHQVSYSSINLNVYQTLEFKYNPEKLPNFFQRLKKAVSLGWNGIVVFFLFLIGIWPLWILAVVGYYLWRYIVRYRRGRKKGEKRRRKLQKKMQHNDDNQGK, encoded by the coding sequence ATGAAAACGAAATTAGTAGTACTTTTTATTGCCATTGCATTGGTTGTTGGGTGTAGGTCCAAAAGCGAATATAATAAAGCTATAATGGCTGAACGTGAAAATTTTAGCCAGGGTGATAACTTGATACAAGCACCTCCTCCCCCACCATCGCCAAGCGAATCTGCTCAAACAAAAGTGGATGTTGAGAAAAAGATTATTAAAACGGCATATCTCAATATGGAGGTTTTGGATTATAGTAGTAGCAGGAAGCTGATAGATAGCGCTCTTAAGCATTTTAACGCTTGCATTGTAAATGAAAATCTACAGAATACTGAGTATCAAATTGGCAATAGCATTAATATTAAGGTACCTGCAAATCAGTTTGAAATGCTACTTGCAAACCTTGCTAAGCTAGCCAAAAAGGTTGATTCACAGAATATCGAAACGCGGGATGTAACTGAGGAGTATATTGATGTTCAAACAAGGCTTAATAATGGCAAAAAGGTTGAGCAAACGTATCTTAAACTTTTGAGGAAAACCAATTCCATTGAGGATATTCTTAAGATTGAGCAGAAACTGGGCGAGATTAGAACCGATATTGAATCCACTGAGGGAAGGTTAAAGTATCTGAACCATCAGGTTAGCTACAGCTCAATTAACCTAAATGTTTACCAAACATTGGAGTTTAAGTATAACCCCGAAAAACTACCCAACTTTTTCCAACGATTGAAAAAGGCGGTGAGTCTTGGCTGGAATGGAATTGTGGTATTCTTCCTTTTCCTAATAGGAATCTGGCCTCTATGGATTCTTGCAGTGGTTGGGTATTACTTATGGAGGTATATTGTTAGGTATAGGAGAGGACGGAAAAAGGGTGAAAAGCGCAGGCGTAAACTGCAAAAGAAGATGCAGCACAATGACGATAATCAAGGGAAGTAA
- a CDS encoding restriction endonuclease subunit R — protein MATLPPKVQTRLASGLKKFQSIVSAARTKDINESDTVVIITDMLSDLFGYDKYSEITSEQAVKKTFCDLAIKIDGKVRFIIEVKAAGLDLKEDHIRQAVDYGSNAGVDWVILTNGSVWKVFKIIFGKPVSNELVYEFDFTQLNVKKDNDLELLYYVCKESLGKSVLADFHLQKQTFSKFFVGQLIISEPIIDSIRKIMKKLYPEVKVSNEEICSLIENEVLKREVIDGEKAEEAKKKINKAFKSLAKETIAKSESTTL, from the coding sequence ATGGCAACTCTTCCTCCAAAAGTTCAAACTCGACTAGCAAGCGGCTTGAAAAAATTTCAATCAATTGTATCTGCTGCTAGAACCAAAGACATTAATGAATCGGATACAGTTGTAATAATTACAGATATGCTTTCCGACCTTTTTGGATACGACAAATATTCTGAAATTACTTCTGAACAGGCAGTAAAGAAGACATTTTGTGATTTAGCTATCAAAATTGATGGAAAAGTTCGGTTTATTATTGAAGTTAAAGCAGCAGGATTAGACTTGAAAGAAGACCATATAAGGCAAGCCGTTGATTATGGTTCAAATGCAGGAGTAGATTGGGTTATACTTACAAATGGAAGCGTTTGGAAAGTTTTTAAAATTATATTTGGAAAACCTGTAAGTAATGAATTAGTTTATGAATTCGATTTTACTCAATTGAATGTAAAAAAAGATAACGACCTTGAACTTCTATATTATGTTTGCAAGGAAAGTTTAGGGAAATCCGTATTAGCTGATTTTCATTTGCAGAAACAAACATTTAGCAAATTCTTTGTTGGTCAATTAATTATTTCCGAACCCATAATTGACTCTATTAGGAAGATCATGAAAAAACTCTACCCCGAGGTAAAGGTTTCAAACGAAGAGATTTGTTCCTTAATAGAAAACGAAGTTCTTAAGAGAGAAGTAATCGATGGCGAAAAAGCCGAAGAAGCCAAAAAGAAAATTAATAAAGCATTTAAGTCTTTAGCAAAAGAAACTATTGCAAAGTCAGAAAGTACAACATTATAA
- a CDS encoding cysteine desulfurase, producing the protein MGIVSFEQLRHLFRFKRQVYLDNNATTCISNPVRKTMNRIMKYYWGNPSSAYHIGRMSSHIIEKARKQVAEAIHAHSHEIYFTGCATESNNAVLISLSNHFYPKKKKIISTPIEHPSIKNTLEFLKTQGIVVQYCPVDNYGFVSLKELENLIDEDTFLICCILANNEIGTIQNVKGISALAKSHNILVLSDCVQAFGKIPVNVKELGVDYATFSAHKLYGPKGIGALYAKISSPLEPFIHGGHQEEGMRAGTESVHNIAGFGTACKDVKNLISYSEKTRLLKEQFIKHLKVIKSDIIINSPKNDCLPNTISVTFPNLNSSELMMMLDYYGVSVSSGSACSTQLNEPSHVLKAIGLSDKAAAETIRISFGKNTSERDLRYTIKVIDNYLKSEVR; encoded by the coding sequence ATGGGAATAGTTTCTTTTGAACAGTTAAGACATCTTTTTCGCTTTAAAAGACAAGTTTATCTCGATAACAATGCAACTACATGCATTAGTAATCCTGTGAGAAAAACGATGAATCGAATAATGAAATATTATTGGGGCAATCCCTCATCGGCTTATCACATAGGAAGAATGTCTTCGCATATCATTGAGAAGGCTCGTAAACAAGTTGCCGAAGCCATTCATGCCCATTCACATGAGATATATTTTACAGGCTGTGCCACAGAATCAAACAATGCAGTATTAATATCGTTGAGTAATCATTTCTATCCTAAAAAGAAGAAAATTATTTCAACACCCATTGAACACCCTTCGATAAAAAATACATTAGAATTTTTGAAAACGCAAGGAATTGTTGTTCAATATTGTCCAGTAGATAATTATGGTTTTGTTTCTCTTAAAGAGTTAGAAAATCTAATTGATGAAGATACATTTTTAATATGCTGTATTTTGGCGAATAACGAGATTGGAACAATTCAAAATGTTAAAGGAATTAGCGCACTCGCAAAATCACATAATATTCTTGTATTATCTGATTGCGTTCAAGCATTTGGCAAGATTCCTGTTAATGTAAAGGAATTAGGAGTTGATTATGCCACATTTTCAGCACATAAACTTTATGGACCTAAGGGAATTGGAGCATTATATGCAAAAATAAGTAGCCCGCTTGAGCCTTTTATTCATGGTGGACATCAGGAAGAAGGAATGCGTGCTGGAACAGAATCGGTTCACAATATTGCAGGTTTTGGCACAGCTTGTAAGGATGTTAAAAATCTTATATCCTATTCTGAAAAAACAAGATTGCTAAAAGAACAATTTATAAAACATCTGAAAGTTATTAAATCAGATATAATTATTAATTCACCAAAAAACGATTGTTTACCAAATACAATCAGTGTTACTTTCCCTAATTTAAATAGCAGTGAATTAATGATGATGTTGGATTATTACGGAGTTTCTGTTTCATCAGGTTCGGCATGCAGTACTCAATTAAATGAACCTTCGCATGTTTTAAAGGCGATTGGATTATCCGATAAAGCAGCCGCTGAAACTATTCGTATCAGTTTTGGTAAAAACACCTCAGAGAGAGATCTTAGATATACAATAAAAGTAATAGATAATTATCTGAAAAGTGAAGTGAGATAG